The genomic region GAAGGGGGTCCAACAACAGAACAGAACGGTCTGGGTGAATCTCAGGACCCATTGACAGAAAGCAAGACGCTTAGACCCAGTTGGACGAGGTCTGCTAAAACACAAAGAAAACAGATAAAAACTATATACATCTCCCTGAAACATACCATAATTCATAAGTTGTAATAGATCTTGGTTGTCAAATGTGATAAAACAGCATAAACTATGACATACGTTGCCTGTCGGTTCCTTGAATAGAGACTCAAATGACAGCATTCATCGTAAGCAGAAAGTCTTGGTAGGACGAGTCGTCCACGCGGGCTAAGGTAGCTCAGACTTGAGAAGAGATCATTGTGgctgtggctggctggctaCTTAGGCTGTGGCTAGCCCCGAGTACGTACCCTAAAGAGTGAAATTTCGAGGAAGGCACGTGATGTGGACGCTCTTGCCCTGCGACCCATTATTTTTCGATCCCACAAAGCTTTAGCGCCGGAAGAACAATTGGACCGCGATTTTTCGATCAATTCGTCGCTTAGACCTAAGCTGCTGCACACAAAGATTGAAATTATTTCGCCCCTCCAACCACTCTCTTACCAGTACCATCTCTCCAACGGTTCACACACAAGCCAGCAAACATGGCGGTTGGAAAGTGAGCATCACCCACGACGACCAGCTTGCGATGAATACAATGGGCTTACGCGTTATTTCAGGAACAAGAGACTctccaagggcaagaagggcctcaagaagaagacagtCGACCCCTTCTCCCGAAAGGACTGGTACTCAATCAAGGTTGGTTATCTCGAAACGCGCACAACATCAACTCCCGGCTAACTCGATTTTTAAAGGCCCCTAACCCCTTCAACGTTCGAGAGTGAGTGACGACCGCGAGACGAATctgcaaaaaaaaaagtttgTGGGACATGGGAGATTAACAAATTTGCAGTGTCGGCAAGACCCTCGTGAACCGAACCACCGGTCTCAAGAACGCCAACGACGCTCTCAAGGGCCGTATCCTCGAGGTCTCTCTCGCCGATCTCCAGAAGGATGAGGACCACTCTTTCCGCAAGGTCCGCCTCCGTGTCGATGAGGTCCAGGGCAAGAACTGCTTGACTGCTTTCCACGGCCTCGACTTCACCTCCGACAAGCTCCGATCGCTGGTGCGAAAGTGGCAGACCCTCATTGAGGCCAACGTCACTGTCAAGACTACCGACGACTACCTCATCCGCCTCTTCGCCATCGCTTTCACCAAGCGACGACCCAACCAGGTTAAGAAGACCACCTACGCTGCCTCTTCTCAGATTCGGGCCATCCGACGCAAGATGACCGACATCATCCAGCGTGAGGCCTCAAGCTGCACCCTCACCCAGCTTACCTCCAAGCTCATTCCCGAGGTCATTGGCCGCGAGATTGAGAAGTCCACCCAGGGCATCTACCCTCTCCAGAACGTGAGTAGAATCTTTGTCCTCGGTCACAGATGAATTTGTAGGTCTAACACTTCCCAGGTCCACATCCGAAAGGTTAAGCTGCTCAAGGCCCCCAAGTTCGACCTTGGTGCCTTGATGGCTCTGCACGGCGAGTCTGGCACTGATGACCAGGGCCAGAAGGTTGAGCGGGAGTTCAAGGAGCGTGTCCTGGAGGAGGTTTAAAAGGATTATTTTGGCAGGTTGGCGCGGGGTAGGCAATAGGGGCCTCGCGGCTAATAAACTCATCCCTACCAAATTGTTTCGGTCATCGCAAATGGCGTAGCATCACAAGAGGAGCTCCGGGGATTGGGTTCATGTTCCTTTGAATGAATGGTAAAAAAAAACGTTCGGTCAACACGGCGAATGATTTATGACGTGTGACTTGCTTGTTACGACATTGGATGCTGTGGTGACTTGACGCTGGTCGTGAGGGACGTTTTGAGATGAGAGCCGTAGAAGAATTCAGAGCTGATACCCTATCTACCCAACATTACAGTGCCACTCCAAGGTGCCCAATATTGTGTGCATGAATTCTAATATTCAGTGTATCTCTAGCTATTGAACGTAGGGTAATATTACAGAGGCGACGAAAATATTGTCCAACATTCGCCCCAATTAGTGGGACAAGACCCATGATACTCAATTCACCTGCGTCACTCGGACTTTTGAAGAAACTCGACGACAGCTATCGACTGTTAGTGCCTATCCGAAAACTCTCACTGCATCCATCGGGCACTCACCTTGCCTGAACGCTTCAGGTTGCTCTGAAATGAGCCAGTGACCAGCATCAATATCAACAAGTCGAAACTTGGGGAAGAACTGGCCAATCAGAGGTAGCACGTCGTCGGGAACATACTTGCTCTGGGTACCTCGAACGAACAGAGCCGGTTTCACAAACCGGACCTCATTGGGGTTCTTGTAAGGAAAATCTCCGAGGTTGTCCAGTGCCTTACCAAGAGTGTCGAGAGGGATGCGGAACTTGCGCACCTTTTCGCCATCAGGGAGGTACATGTTGCCGAGAAGGAACTGTCGAATGGGCAGCGACTCCTCATACTCGCTGAGGATCTTGTCGGCTTCGGCTTGGCGCGTGACACCGGCTTCCTGGATCTTCTTCATGGCACGGACGTACTTGGGGAAGTCTCTGCTGAGTGAGACGTCCACGGGGGCATTGTCGACCGCCACAATATCAGCTACGAGTTCGGGAGAGCGGAGTGCAAGAGCCATTGAAGTTTTGGCTCCCCTAGGTTTGTCAGTTTGTTCGTGTTGACTACTGTGAAGCAACGGCTACTCACATTGAGTGTCCAATGAGAGTTGTTTCCTTCAGACCATGACCCTCGATGAACTCAGCTACATCCTGGGCCATGGCACTGTAATCATGTTTGTTGCTGTGAGGTGACTCGCCATGGTTTCTGAGATCCTATGAACTGATATTGAGTTTCTATCAACCTTTCAGAACCGTTGACCGTTTACTTACCAAAGCATAAACATATCTTCCCAGATCTCGGGCCAAAGCTCTATCCTCATATTAGTTCTAGTTCTCATGGATCAACGAATGGCCAACTGACTTGCTTATAGCCCGGTTATTCTTCTTTGATCCGAAAAGTCCGTGGAGGAACAAAATTGGAGAGTTTCTCTTGTCATATTTTGGTTGTGAGGGTTCATGCAAATCGTAAACCAATGGCCCAACAGCCTGGGAGTAAAATCTCGTGCTTGAAACTGCAGCCCGTAGACCCTGGTGCCCAACCACCGGGACTGCAGTCGTAGCTATCCTTCGCAAAGACAACATGGTTCCTCACACGGCAAatcttgaagttgttgagcAAAGAGCCAATTACGTAGATCTTAAAATTGCCATTTTGGGTAAAGCTAGGTCGATTCGCACCGTTTTACTGCATACTTGCATATCTAATCTTCAAGCACCATGATGTCAcccttccttcttcaacttttgAGCTTGCCAATAACTTAGGACAGTGAGAAAAAAACACAATATCGCATATAACTTGGACCAAGAAAGAGATTGAAAGAAACAACAACTCCAAAAACAATGGACCGAAATTCAGTATATAGTCTAGTCAGTCGCTCAAAAAAGGATCAACAGGAAAGACAAGGTATGAGAGTGTACAAAATTGGAGAAACATGTTCAAGGAAATATGTTGGTGAAAAGAGAATGTATGGTTGGACGGCTTAGCTGTCCCAGATGGCACCATAAGCTGGCACGCCGCGCGTCTCCAGGCCGTACACGACCTTCTTAGTGATCTTCTCGTTGGCTATTATTATCACAGCTTCGGCATCGAAACTTTTGGCTAGGTTATAGCCCATTCGCACAAGGTCTGGTCGGCCTTGAGTCTTCGTATTCCAGATAACCGCGTCCGGAATAGCGTCTCGAACCTGGCCAACAAGCTCTTTGCCGAACGACTCTTCTGGTCGTGATGTAGACCAAATCAGCTGTGTAGGGCATGACTGATGGACAATGTGGCCTAGTAGCGGTCCAATCCCGGATCCTGTGGCGACAACGACGATTCTGTTGAAGAGAGTTGCGATACGCATCACACCACATGTCGGCACACCACGTACCCAGATGGCATTGGGAGGGTTTTGTATGCAAGAACGAGTCCAGTCGCCGGCATTGGAGACAACCAACGAGTAACCCTTAGCATGTTGATTAGCCTGCGGATTGGGAATGGTTGCAAAAGAGTGCCATTCGATCAAGGGTCGTCGTGATAAGCGGGTGAAACTACCATTCACGGGAACAGTATAGTCGAAATGTAGGCGGACTGCATGGTCAGAAAGCACTTCGGCCTTAACGGGAACCTTGCGCAGGAAAAaccatgaagaagcaatGCTGAGTGTGGCCACCACC from Fusarium oxysporum Fo47 chromosome III, complete sequence harbors:
- a CDS encoding ribosomal protein S3Ae — translated: MAVGKNKRLSKGKKGLKKKTVDPFSRKDWYSIKAPNPFNVRDVGKTLVNRTTGLKNANDALKGRILEVSLADLQKDEDHSFRKVRLRVDEVQGKNCLTAFHGLDFTSDKLRSLVRKWQTLIEANVTVKTTDDYLIRLFAIAFTKRRPNQVKKTTYAASSQIRAIRRKMTDIIQREASSCTLTQLTSKLIPEVIGREIEKSTQGIYPLQNVHIRKVKLLKAPKFDLGALMALHGESGTDDQGQKVEREFKERVLEEV